The genomic DNA GTGCTAGGGTCTGGTTGTTGAATCACTTCTTTCATTAACAGTCTCAAAATCTGGTTTTGCTGATTTCTATTTAACTGGGTAACTTGTACCTTGTTTGCGCTTCGTCTAGCTTTGTCTGGATGGTAGTTTGAGGCGTAGCATCTGGCAAATTTATCCTATTTGATCTATCGGCTTTGCAGTAAACGGAGGGTTACTAAGCTATGTTTGATAGCTTACCTGAATCGTCAAAGCATACGCAGGATAACACCCGTACTAGCAAGTTTTTTCTAGTGACGGGTCTGATTTATGCTGTGGTTTTGCTGGTAGGTGGAATTGCCTCGATTCTATATTTGAATCCGAGTTTGGCGGATGCGCTGGATGTTTCCACGATGCTTGCGCCGCCGCCACCGCCTGCTGCTCCACCACCACCTGCGGCACAACAAGTTATCGTTAAAAACACGCCGGCGCCGACAACTTTTACGCCGCCCACCAAACCACCGGAGAAAATTCCTGATCCTACAACTGTGGTGTCACGCCCCGTGGTAGCGGTATCGCAGGGTGTGCCAGGTGGTGTACCAGGGGGCCAGCCGGGTGGTGTACCAGGTGGTGTAGCCGGGGGAAAAGGTGATGCAGACCCGCCGCCGCCGCCGCCTCCTCCTCCTCCCAAGCCGACCCCAGAGGCGACTCCAAAACCTGAGCCGCCCAAGCAAATCAAGGTTTCAGGCGGTGTGTTACAAGGCAGCGCATTGAATAAAGTGCAGCCGACTTATCCGCCTATCGCAAAGGCTGCGCGCGCATCAGGTGCGGTACAGGTGCAAGTGACGATTTCTGAGGAGGGGCGTGTAATTGAAGCCAGTGTCGTCAATGGACACCCATTGCTGCGAGAAGCTGCGCTCCAGGCAGCTAGGCAATGGCGGTTCAAGCCGACCGAGCTTTCAGGTGTGCCAGTGAAGGTGCAAGGTGTACTGACTTTTAACTTCACGCTGCAATAAATTGTTTGCAAATTGTAGTCGGAAGTCATTGCCGGGCGGGAACAAATTTGTTCGTTTTGAGTCTACAGCGGGTAACTTAATTATCCGTTGGTTTACCGGTCAACCCTGGTTGACTATTGAAAATAGTTATCAGATCTGGAGGATTTCGACATCATGATTTTGCTTAGCCAAATTTGGTTAGCAGTTGCTCCTTTCGCGTTGGCGCTTTTGGCTGAAAGTGCCGACGCCCAGGCCCTTGATTTTTCACTGATGGGCATGATCCGTCACTTGGGCGGTGTGGCCTTGGGCGTTGTGGTCATCTTATTGATTATGTCTATCTGGTCAATTGCGATCATGGTCGAGCGATTTTTGACCTACAACTCCGCGAAGAATCAATCCCGCGAATTTGCCCCGAAGGTCGCCGCGTCGCTTAAGAACGCGAAGATTGACGAGGCGATTAGCTTGTCCGAGAAGTATAAAAAGAGTCACTTGGCGATGGTGCTCAATGCGGGCTTACAGGAATTTCGCGCCCACCAGCTTTCATCCGAGATTTCGGGTGAGGTTGTTGACGCCTCGAAACGTGCCTTGCAACGCGCCACTGCGATCAAGGTTGCTGAATTCAAGCGTGGCCTGTCAGGCTTGGCAACCATTGGTTCAACCGCGCCGTTCGTGGGACTCTTTGGTACAGTGTTTGGGATTATCAACGCCTTCCAAGGTATGCGTAGCGCCGAATCTGCCGGTATCTCGGCGGTGGCGGGTGGTATTGCCGAAGCGCTTTTCACCACTGCTTTTGGCTTGCTGGTGGCTGTGCCAGCCGTGTGGTTGTTCAATTATTTTGTCAGCAAAGTGGACAACTTTGTGGTGGAGATGGATAACTCTTCGGCTGAGCTTGTTGACTACTTTTTGAAGCAGAGAGCAAAACGGTAACATCCTGGATCAAGTCGAAACCTCCTGATACATGGAGGGGTAAGTGGCTTTTTTCGTGGTTACCCCTCCGTTAAGTTGGTTGCGCTGTCTGGAAATTTTCTATCCCAATCGCGAGCAACATAAGCTTTTGATTTGTAAGTGTGTTGTAAGTGTGTTGTAAGTGTGGAGGTTAATGTATGGGGATGTCAGCTAGTGGTGCTACCAAGGTAGAGTCGGATATCAACGTTACGCCAATGGTGGATATTATGTTGGTATTGCTGATTATCTTTATGGTTGTTACGCCGCTGTTACAATCCGGTGTCACAGTTATTTTACCGCGCGGGAAAAATCCTGTCGAAGACGCAAATATCACGAAAGATACGGCGGTGGTTATTTCTGTGCCGGAGCCTGGTTTCTTTTACGTCGGGCGCGATCCCATTCCTGGTTCAGACATGCCGAAATTGATTAGTACGATCAAGACGAGAATGGATCAACTCAAACCGAGCGATCCGCATGTGGTTTATATCAAGGGCGGGAACAATGTGCCCTATGGTGAAATCGTCAAGGTTGTTAATGCCATTCGTGACGCTGGGTTCGATCAGCTTGGCTTGGTTTCGGATAAAAAGAAAGTCGGCGAAGAGTAATTCATTTTTCAGTTTTCTTGTTAAAAAGGAGAAACAGTTATGGCAATGGGTGGCGGTGGAACTGGCGCAACACCATACATCAACGTAACACCTTTGATTGATGTGCTGTTAGTATTGCTGATTATCTTTATGGTCATCAGCCCGCAAAAGCCGCACCGCTTTGAGACCAAGGTGCCAGAAAAACCGCCTGAAGATCAAAAAGATTCGCCACCAGACCCGTTGAGTTTGTTGGTCACGATTCCCAAAACAGGTGGCGGTTACAAATTGAATCAGCAGGAAGCCAAAACCTTGCAAGAGTTGCAAGATCAGCTTTTCAAGGCGTTGAACGGCCGCCCCAATGATCGTAAAGCGGTATTTATCAAGGGACCTATCGGGTTGCCTTATGGTGAGGTCGTCAAAGTCATTGACGTGGTCACTGCGGCTGGGGCAGCGCCAATCGGCCTACAGATCGAAGATTTGGAACAGTAATTATCCTAGTAGTAGCAGTACACATTGCTGTAATAACTTTTTCGGCAAGCTTGCTGCCATTATTGATTGCCGGCGTCACGCTGGTTAATGCCTAAAATATTCTTGCACAGGGAGAATTCCGAAGACTATGAGAGTTTTCCGCACTTCCATATCGGCACTTGGTTTGACGCTGGTCGTGGCTGGGACGATGTTGACCTCGGGTTGTGAGTTTGCCAAGAAGGTAATCGCTAAGGACAAACTGAACCAGGGAACCATTGTTTACAATCAAGGCAAAACAAAAGACGCTAAACAGTATTTCAAAGAAGCAACCGAGTTGATCCCGGCCAATTCAGTGGCTTGGTTGTATTACGGTTCGGCGTTGTACAAGGATTTTCAGAACGCCGCTGGCGAAGATAAAAAGAAACTGGGTGAGGAAGTGCTGGGGATTTTTAAGAAAGCACTTGAACTTGCGCCGCCCAACGATTGCAAAATTCGTGATAGTGCAATCGGTTATATCGCCAATACTTACTCTGATCTCGAAGACGCTAATAATAATCGCGAGTGGTTATTAAAGCGTGCTGAAGGTGAGTGTGCCACGAAGGAAATTAAGGCATCCACGTTCTATTCCGTGGGGGTTAAGTACTGGCAATGTTCCTACGATCAAACGACTCGCTACCAGGACAAAGCTCAAGCAGCGACAGCCCCTTTTCATTACCGTAACATGGATTACCCCGCTGCCTTGCCTGATAAAGACAAAGCCTTGAAATGTGTAGATGAATCTATGGGGTATCTGGAAAAGGCAATTGCACAGGATGCAGAGTACTTTGACGCATATTTTTACAAAGCCTTGGTGTATCGTGAAAAGCAGAAGCTGACGAAGGAAGAGCCAAAGCGTAAAGAATATGCGGATATGGCTGAAAAGATCACCAAGCAAGCCGTCGAATTGCAAAAGAAAAAAGAAGCTCAGAAAAAGGCTGAAGAAGAGGCTAAAGCTAAACAAGGATAAAGCCGCCCCATCTCGCATGCATAAAACAGTTAGCGTTTAACTTAAAAGTTGCGCTAGCTGTTTTATTTTTTGGCAGTTTAATGAGCGGTTGCCTTGTTTAAGCGAGCTTTGCCAAGTACAATAATCCCCGCGCTGACAGCATTTAACAAAATAATGACAATGAAATAATCGCTCCTTGCTGTGAGGCTGGAATCCCTGTCGTCCGGCCTGTGCTAATAAGCAACGTCGCGCTTCGTTGAAGCCAGATATCCTCCAAAACCTAAGCAAGAGCAAGCGGAGTAACTAATCAAGCATGGACAACCCACAACGAACTGCTATCAACATTGAAGATGAAATGCGGCGTAGTTATCTTGACTATGCCATGTCCGTCATTATTGGCCGGGCGTTGCCTGACGTGCGGGATGGTCTGAAACCAGTGCATAGACGCATTCTTTACTCAATGAATGAGAAAGGATTGCTGCATAACAAGCCGTTCAAGAAATCGGCCAATGTCGTCGGTGATGTGCTCGGCGCTTATCACCCACACGGTGACACGGCGGTTTACGACACGATGGTGCGCATGGCGCAGGACTTTTCCATGCGCTACCCCCTCATTGACGGGCAAGGGAACTGGGGCAGTTTGGATGGCGATGCAGCAGCGGCTTACCGCTATACCGAGGCACGCCTGACCCGCATCGCGTCTGAATTGCTGGCGGACATCGAAAAGGAAACCGTCAAGTTCGTTCCCAATTACGACGAATCGCGCCAAGAGCCGACTGTGCTGCCGACGCGCTTCCCGAACCTGCTGGTGAATGGTTCTGATGGTATAGCAGTCGGCATGGCGACTAAAATTCCGCCGCACAATCTGGGCGAGATCATTGAGGCTACGGTTCACCTGATTCAAAACCCCAAAGCGACAGCGGCTGATTTGATGAAGATTATCCCCGGCCCTGACTTTCCCACGGGCGGGTTCATTTATGGGCGTGAGGGAATCAAGCAGGCTTACGAGACTGGACGCGGCGTGATGCAGGTGCGCGCACGGGCGGCGATTGACAAGATCGGGCGCGGCGCACAGGAACGTGATGCCATTGTCATCACCGAAATTCCGTTTCAGGTCAATAAGGCCAAACTGATCGAACAAATCGCCGATTTGGTTAATGAAAAGCGTGTTGACGGTATCTCTGAAATTCGTGATGAAACCGACCGCGAAAGCACGGCGGCCAAAAAAGTCCGTATCGTCATCGAACTTAAACGTGATGCCGTGCCGCAAATCATTCTGAACAAGTTGTATAAGCTGACGCAGATGCAAACCTCGTTCGGCATGATCAATCTGGCCATCGTCAATGGCCAGCCGCGCGTGCTCAGTCTGCTCGAAACACTCAATGAATTCGTCGCCTTTCGCCGTGAGGTTGTGCGCAATCGCACGCTCTATGAACTGAAAAAAGCCAAGGCGCGCGCGCATATTTTGGAAGGGCTGATCAAGGCGATTGACATCATTGACCAGATCATCAAACTGATCCGCGCTTCGCAAACCACCGAAGAGGCGAAATCCGGGCTGATCAAGCAGTTTGGCTTTTCCGAAATTCAGGCGCAGGCGATTCTTGACATGCAGTTGCGGCGTTTGGCTGCGCTTGAAAAGAAGAAGTTGGTGGATGAATACGAAGAAGTCATCAAAGTAATTGCCGAACTCGAAGAAATCCTCAACAACGAACGGTCGCTGCGCAGCGTCATCATCAAAGAATTGCGCGCTGTCCAAAAGGATTATTCCGATGAGCGCCGTACTAACATCGTTGATAGCGGTGTTGAATTAACTCTGGAAGACCTCATCGCGAACGAAGATGTGGTCATCACGTTGACGCATTCCGGTTACGTCAAACGTACTCCGGTGACGACCTATCGCGCACAACGCCGCGGCGGCACTGGCCGCAAGGGAATGAGCACGCGCTCTGAAGACGTCGTCTCGCACATCTTTGTTGCCTCGACGCACAGTTACTTGATGGTCTTCACTTCCCAGGGGCAGGTCTACAAATTGAAGGTGCACGAGATCCCCGATGCCCAGGCCGCCGGACGCGGTAAGGCGATGGTCAATCTGATCAATTTGCCATCCAGCGAGAAAATCGCCGGCGTCGTTCCTGTGCGCGATTTTGCCGAAGGCCAGTTCGTCGTGATGGTCACCCGCAAGGGCGTCATCAAAAAGACCGAGCTTTCCGAATTCGCCAATATTCGCTCCAACGGCATCATTGCGATTGGCGTGGATCCGGGTGACGAATTGATGAAGGTGGAGATGACCGACGGCAAGATGAAAATCTTCCTGGCCACTTACGAAGGCATGGCGATCTGTTTTGACGAAGACGACGTGCGCGATATGGGTCGCCAGGCGCGTGGCGTGCGCGGTATCAATCTGCGTGATGAAGATTATGTTGTTGGTGTCTGTGCCGTTACTGGCGATGAGCAAATGCTCTCGGTCACCAGCAACGGTTTCGGCAAACAGACGGCGTTGCGCGAATATCGCGTCACTGGGCGCGGGGGCAAAGGCGTCATCAATATCAAGACGACCGATAAAAACGGCAAGGTGATCGCCGTGATGCCGGTGAACAAAGAGAGTGGCGTGCTGATCATCACTTCGCAAGGCAAGCTTATTCGCATCGAGGCCGAACAAATCCGCGCCACCGGACGCAGCGCCCAGGGCGTCAAATTGATTGATACTTCCAGTGGTGATTTGGTCGCCAGCGCTTCATTGGTCGAACGCCAAAGCGGTCAATTGGCGGAAGATGTGATGGAGACAGCCTGAAAGCGGCAGCCGACAACAAATCATTCAACGCACGTGCAATGATTTCTCGAGACGGTCAGGCAAGTGGCAGCAGAGGGCGCGGCAGATTGTTGAGAGACAGCCTGCTCGCTCTGGCTTGCCTGTGTTTGCTCTTTTCGTTAGCTTGTCGCAAGCGTGGCACCGCCCTGCTGGAACAGGCACAACAGGCTTGGGATGGGAATGATTACGCGACAGCGGCGGCGCGCTACGAAGACTTCCTGCGGGATAATCCGCGCGATCCGCAAGCCGCGCAGGCACGGTTCAAAGCCGCCAACATCTACCTATATAACCTGAAGCGACAGGAACTGGCGATTCAGCACTACATTCACCTGATTGAGGATTTTCCGAAGGCGCCCGAAATTCCGCAGGCGCGGCAACGGTTAGCCGAAAGTTATGCCGCCGCCAAAAAACCGCGGGAAGCGATCATGGAGTATGAAAACCTGCTTCAGACCGCCCCAGGTTTTGCCGATAAGCGGCGTACTCGCTTGAATGTGGCAGACCTTTATTATGATCTAAACGAATTAGGCCAAGCGCTGGCCGAATATCAAAAAGTCATTGTCCAGGCACCTTATGACGAGTTGACGGAACGCGCCCAAATGCGCGTGGGTGGCATACACCTCATCCGCGATGAATTTGAGGAAGCCATTGCCGCTTACCAAATCGTCACCCAGCATACGCAGGATGCGGGGTTGCGCCGGATGGCCCGTTACGGATTGACTGACAGTTACGAACGTACCTACAAATACAACGAAGCCGTGAAAATCCTGGAAGGCACAGAGCCTGATCCCAAAACACCCGATTACATCAAACAGCGCGTCGCTTCTATCCGCGAATTAGAGCGCCAGCGTAACTTAACCGGGCCTGCCGGTTCACTTTCAAAACGCAGGTGATTGCCTGTTTTTTTGCCACGCAATCCCCCAAATTATTGAGGCTGCCCTTGCAATACGTCCACTGAGACCCTAGATTATGACCATTCCTTTGTGACCAAATTACGGAGCAACGTGGTCACTTCTCACGGACTATACGGGAGCAGTAATATGCTAAACCGCTCAGGTTTGGCGCACCTCATTTTTAGGAGCAAATATGGTTGCATTCAAAGGCCGTCGTCCGATGGGCGGCGGTGGCGGCGGCGGAAGGCCGTTTGGTGGTGGTGGTAGCGGCGGCGGCGGTAGCCGGCCGTTTGGTGGTGGCAGCGGCAAGCCATTTGGTGGCGGCGGTAAGTTTGGCAAGAAGCCGAAATTCCGCAAACCCTTCAAAAAGAAACTCAAGCGAAAACCGGAAGTGGCTGCTCCAGCAATGGATCAGACTGGTTTAGAGGCCCTATACCTCAAGACGTTGATGGAAGAGGAAACGCCGATTGTCGTGGTGCTGACCTCGGGCGAGAAGATCAAGGGCCTGGTGAAGTACTACGACAAAGACACCTTCAGTTTTGGACCTTCGGATGGAAGTCCCAAACTTTTCGTGCGCAAGGATGGCGTCAAGTACCTTTACGAGGAACCCTTGGAAGAGGTTGCGGAGGCTGAAGCCGAAGAGGTTGAGGACGACGAAGAAATCGAAGAAGACGAAGCTTTGGTCGCCTAACAACGTTACGGCCTGTGCGGATCGCTCGCGCACAGGCCGTTTAGTTTCTCCAGCCCGCTTCGAGTTACAAACACCCTCAGTGCTTGAAGTGGCGCATTCCAGTAAACACCATCGCTAAGCCGTGTTCATTGGCTGCCTCAATGGATTCTTTGTCCCGCATTGATCCACCTGGCTGAATCACGGCGGTGATTCCATGTTTCGCGGCTTCGTCAATGCCGTCGCGGA from Acidobacteriota bacterium includes the following:
- a CDS encoding biopolymer transporter ExbD, coding for MAMGGGGTGATPYINVTPLIDVLLVLLIIFMVISPQKPHRFETKVPEKPPEDQKDSPPDPLSLLVTIPKTGGGYKLNQQEAKTLQELQDQLFKALNGRPNDRKAVFIKGPIGLPYGEVVKVIDVVTAAGAAPIGLQIEDLEQ
- a CDS encoding MotA/TolQ/ExbB proton channel family protein, with the translated sequence MILLSQIWLAVAPFALALLAESADAQALDFSLMGMIRHLGGVALGVVVILLIMSIWSIAIMVERFLTYNSAKNQSREFAPKVAASLKNAKIDEAISLSEKYKKSHLAMVLNAGLQEFRAHQLSSEISGEVVDASKRALQRATAIKVAEFKRGLSGLATIGSTAPFVGLFGTVFGIINAFQGMRSAESAGISAVAGGIAEALFTTAFGLLVAVPAVWLFNYFVSKVDNFVVEMDNSSAELVDYFLKQRAKR
- a CDS encoding RNA chaperone Hfq, which translates into the protein MVAFKGRRPMGGGGGGGRPFGGGGSGGGGSRPFGGGSGKPFGGGGKFGKKPKFRKPFKKKLKRKPEVAAPAMDQTGLEALYLKTLMEEETPIVVVLTSGEKIKGLVKYYDKDTFSFGPSDGSPKLFVRKDGVKYLYEEPLEEVAEAEAEEVEDDEEIEEDEALVA
- a CDS encoding tetratricopeptide repeat protein — its product is MLRDSLLALACLCLLFSLACRKRGTALLEQAQQAWDGNDYATAAARYEDFLRDNPRDPQAAQARFKAANIYLYNLKRQELAIQHYIHLIEDFPKAPEIPQARQRLAESYAAAKKPREAIMEYENLLQTAPGFADKRRTRLNVADLYYDLNELGQALAEYQKVIVQAPYDELTERAQMRVGGIHLIRDEFEEAIAAYQIVTQHTQDAGLRRMARYGLTDSYERTYKYNEAVKILEGTEPDPKTPDYIKQRVASIRELERQRNLTGPAGSLSKRR
- a CDS encoding biopolymer transporter ExbD, whose protein sequence is MGMSASGATKVESDINVTPMVDIMLVLLIIFMVVTPLLQSGVTVILPRGKNPVEDANITKDTAVVISVPEPGFFYVGRDPIPGSDMPKLISTIKTRMDQLKPSDPHVVYIKGGNNVPYGEIVKVVNAIRDAGFDQLGLVSDKKKVGEE
- the gyrA gene encoding DNA gyrase subunit A, whose translation is MDNPQRTAINIEDEMRRSYLDYAMSVIIGRALPDVRDGLKPVHRRILYSMNEKGLLHNKPFKKSANVVGDVLGAYHPHGDTAVYDTMVRMAQDFSMRYPLIDGQGNWGSLDGDAAAAYRYTEARLTRIASELLADIEKETVKFVPNYDESRQEPTVLPTRFPNLLVNGSDGIAVGMATKIPPHNLGEIIEATVHLIQNPKATAADLMKIIPGPDFPTGGFIYGREGIKQAYETGRGVMQVRARAAIDKIGRGAQERDAIVITEIPFQVNKAKLIEQIADLVNEKRVDGISEIRDETDRESTAAKKVRIVIELKRDAVPQIILNKLYKLTQMQTSFGMINLAIVNGQPRVLSLLETLNEFVAFRREVVRNRTLYELKKAKARAHILEGLIKAIDIIDQIIKLIRASQTTEEAKSGLIKQFGFSEIQAQAILDMQLRRLAALEKKKLVDEYEEVIKVIAELEEILNNERSLRSVIIKELRAVQKDYSDERRTNIVDSGVELTLEDLIANEDVVITLTHSGYVKRTPVTTYRAQRRGGTGRKGMSTRSEDVVSHIFVASTHSYLMVFTSQGQVYKLKVHEIPDAQAAGRGKAMVNLINLPSSEKIAGVVPVRDFAEGQFVVMVTRKGVIKKTELSEFANIRSNGIIAIGVDPGDELMKVEMTDGKMKIFLATYEGMAICFDEDDVRDMGRQARGVRGINLRDEDYVVGVCAVTGDEQMLSVTSNGFGKQTALREYRVTGRGGKGVINIKTTDKNGKVIAVMPVNKESGVLIITSQGKLIRIEAEQIRATGRSAQGVKLIDTSSGDLVASASLVERQSGQLAEDVMETA
- a CDS encoding energy transducer TonB, producing the protein MFDSLPESSKHTQDNTRTSKFFLVTGLIYAVVLLVGGIASILYLNPSLADALDVSTMLAPPPPPAAPPPPAAQQVIVKNTPAPTTFTPPTKPPEKIPDPTTVVSRPVVAVSQGVPGGVPGGQPGGVPGGVAGGKGDADPPPPPPPPPPKPTPEATPKPEPPKQIKVSGGVLQGSALNKVQPTYPPIAKAARASGAVQVQVTISEEGRVIEASVVNGHPLLREAALQAARQWRFKPTELSGVPVKVQGVLTFNFTLQ